One genomic region from Erythrobacter mangrovi encodes:
- the pheS gene encoding phenylalanine--tRNA ligase subunit alpha: MTDLDTLKADALARIDSAPDAAALEALRVAFLGKQGTISALMKTLGGMSPEERQAEGPKIQGLRADVADALAAKKEALEGAELEARLASETLDLTLPAPASPKGSVHPVSQVMDELAEIFADLGFSVATGPEIEDDWHNFTALNMAETHPARAMHDTFYFPDVDAEGRRMLLRTHTSPVQIRSMVEQGAPIRIIAPGRVYRSDSDATHTPMFHQIEGLVIDKGIHLGHLKWTLETFLKAFFEREDIVLRLRPSYFPFTEPSVEVDVGWQDVGGRRVLGGDGDAPGHGWMELLGSGVVNRRVIEFAGLDPDVWQGFAFGVGVDRLAMLKYGMDDLRAFFDGDGRWLSHYGFSPFDQPTLSAGVGARA, encoded by the coding sequence ATGACCGACCTCGACACTCTCAAAGCCGACGCGCTCGCGCGGATCGACAGCGCCCCCGACGCCGCCGCGCTGGAGGCGCTGCGCGTTGCATTCCTCGGCAAGCAGGGGACGATCTCTGCGCTGATGAAGACGCTTGGCGGCATGAGCCCGGAAGAGCGCCAGGCCGAAGGGCCGAAGATCCAGGGCCTGCGTGCCGATGTGGCCGATGCGCTGGCGGCAAAGAAGGAAGCGCTGGAAGGCGCCGAGCTTGAAGCGCGTCTCGCCAGCGAGACGCTCGACCTCACATTGCCGGCGCCAGCCAGCCCCAAGGGTAGTGTGCACCCGGTCAGCCAGGTGATGGATGAGCTGGCCGAGATTTTCGCCGACCTCGGCTTCTCGGTCGCCACGGGGCCCGAGATCGAGGACGACTGGCACAATTTCACCGCGCTCAACATGGCCGAAACGCACCCGGCGCGCGCGATGCACGACACATTCTATTTCCCGGATGTTGATGCCGAGGGGCGCCGCATGCTGCTGCGTACGCATACCTCGCCGGTGCAGATCCGCTCGATGGTCGAACAGGGTGCACCGATCCGCATCATCGCGCCGGGCCGTGTCTATCGTTCGGATAGCGACGCGACCCACACGCCGATGTTCCACCAGATCGAAGGCCTGGTGATCGACAAGGGCATCCATCTGGGTCACCTCAAATGGACGCTGGAGACCTTCCTCAAAGCCTTTTTCGAGCGCGAGGATATCGTGCTGCGGCTGCGGCCCAGCTATTTCCCCTTCACCGAACCATCGGTGGAAGTCGATGTGGGCTGGCAGGATGTCGGCGGACGCCGCGTGCTTGGCGGAGACGGTGACGCGCCCGGCCACGGCTGGATGGAACTGCTCGGCAGCGGCGTGGTCAACCGCCGCGTGATCGAATTCGCGGGGCTCGACCCCGATGTATGGCAAGGCTTCGCCTTCGGTGTCGGCGTCGATCGCCTGGCCATGCTCAAATACGGGATGGACGATTTGCGCGCCTTCTTCGACGGCGATGGCCGCTGGTTGTCGCACTATGGCTTCTCGCCCTTCGACCAGCCGACGCTTTCCGCAGGTGTGGGAGCGCGCGCATGA
- a CDS encoding helix-turn-helix domain-containing protein, with product MSKSSLATVEYASNELRLRLVGPPPDLAPYLSGYYRTEVMPGALVEDWLPPEEANLRTGQAEEYVAAIGTDQLAVVPPAVISGPTDRVTHLRLGGGKFWGIGLTPAGWARFIGLPASDFANRFDDIARHPRLQSLRDMLDTLRGNGDDTDASVALINRTFRDLLDRRSPNEAAIHAVHHAIGTEGNVPVAQIACMAGMNARTFERFCGRHFGFPPARLLRRQRFLRSLGKYMLDPAMRWINSLDGHYHDQAHFIREFRSIMQMTPTEYAERSHPITGAAVQVISAAAGVAMQALHMPRVPPAP from the coding sequence ATGTCTAAATCGTCACTTGCGACCGTCGAATACGCTTCGAACGAGCTGCGCCTTCGCCTCGTCGGACCGCCGCCCGACCTCGCGCCCTATCTTTCCGGCTATTATCGGACCGAGGTAATGCCTGGCGCCCTGGTCGAAGACTGGCTCCCGCCCGAAGAGGCGAATCTCAGGACGGGGCAGGCGGAGGAATATGTAGCTGCGATCGGTACGGACCAGCTGGCCGTGGTGCCGCCAGCGGTGATTTCGGGACCGACCGATCGCGTCACCCACCTGCGGCTCGGCGGCGGCAAGTTCTGGGGGATAGGCCTTACTCCGGCCGGCTGGGCGCGTTTCATCGGGCTCCCGGCAAGCGATTTCGCCAATCGATTCGACGATATCGCCCGGCACCCGAGGTTGCAGTCGCTTCGGGACATGCTCGACACTCTGCGCGGGAACGGAGACGATACGGACGCGTCGGTGGCCTTGATCAACCGGACCTTTCGCGACCTGCTCGATCGGCGGTCGCCCAATGAGGCGGCCATCCATGCGGTTCATCATGCAATCGGCACCGAAGGGAACGTGCCGGTTGCCCAGATTGCTTGCATGGCCGGGATGAACGCCCGCACCTTCGAACGGTTCTGCGGGCGGCACTTTGGCTTTCCGCCGGCCCGGCTTCTGCGACGCCAGAGATTCCTGCGCAGCCTTGGCAAATACATGCTGGATCCGGCCATGCGCTGGATCAATTCGCTCGACGGCCACTACCATGACCAGGCGCACTTCATTCGCGAATTCCGTTCGATCATGCAGATGACCCCGACCGAATATGCCGAACGATCACATCCGATTACCGGGGCGGCGGTGCAGGTCATTAGTGCTGCGGCCGGAGTTGCAATGCAGGCCCTGCACATGCCGCGTGTCCCGCCCGCGCCCTGA
- a CDS encoding helix-turn-helix domain-containing protein: MSKDVRVKVRFFAPPADLEPCFSILYRMEVDLPEGALVTDYLHPEWANLRFFVRNPPQAEIVDGTAVLGKRFQATGPSAHPTRFHIGATRMWGIGLLPLGWARFVGVPAVDLANTASDGETTAAFAPFAPLCDVLCSDRADDEGQFRALVAFFRGLADQPQDYERILKIQEVMVDPCLVQVEEFAARVGFSKRTLERLCNRHFGFSPRVLLRRQRMMRTLTAYMLEGGSWTSVIDRHYHDQAHFVHEFHAFMGMSPTEYAAQEHPILRAFMIERRRVWGIPAQGLRRQK, encoded by the coding sequence GTGAGTAAGGATGTTCGGGTCAAAGTGCGGTTCTTCGCGCCACCGGCGGATCTCGAACCCTGTTTCTCGATCCTCTATCGCATGGAAGTCGACCTTCCCGAAGGCGCGCTCGTCACCGATTATCTGCATCCCGAATGGGCCAACCTGCGGTTCTTCGTGCGCAATCCGCCGCAGGCCGAGATTGTCGATGGGACCGCAGTCCTCGGAAAGCGATTCCAGGCGACCGGTCCCAGTGCGCATCCGACCCGGTTCCATATCGGGGCCACGCGCATGTGGGGTATCGGGCTGCTTCCCCTGGGTTGGGCGCGCTTCGTCGGTGTCCCGGCGGTCGACCTGGCCAACACCGCTTCGGATGGTGAAACGACTGCGGCCTTCGCGCCCTTTGCTCCCCTGTGCGACGTGTTGTGCAGCGACCGTGCCGACGATGAAGGGCAGTTCAGGGCGCTGGTCGCGTTCTTCCGCGGTCTGGCCGACCAACCCCAGGATTACGAGCGGATACTCAAGATCCAGGAAGTGATGGTCGATCCCTGCCTCGTGCAGGTGGAAGAGTTCGCCGCGCGGGTGGGCTTTTCGAAGCGGACGCTCGAACGGCTCTGTAATCGCCATTTCGGCTTCTCGCCCCGCGTCCTGCTGCGCCGCCAGCGCATGATGCGCACCTTGACTGCATATATGCTGGAAGGCGGTAGCTGGACCTCCGTGATCGATCGCCACTACCATGACCAGGCGCACTTCGTGCATGAGTTCCACGCTTTCATGGGTATGTCGCCGACCGAGTATGCGGCACAGGAGCATCCGATCCTCCGTGCCTTCATGATCGAGCGTCGCAGGGTGTGGGGTATCCCCGCCCAGGGGCTCCGTCGCCAGAAATAA
- the pheT gene encoding phenylalanine--tRNA ligase subunit beta, protein MKFSLEWLRYFLDTDASVAEIAATLNKIGHEVEGIEDPADRLAGFKVAKVLTAARHPDADKLQVLTVDMGEGDPLQVVCGAPNARAGMKGVLGLPGAVVPANGMELRKSAIRGVESNGMMCSVRELELGDEHDGIIELPDDAPVGISFAEYHAASPIFDVAITPNRPDCMGVYGIARDLAAAGLGTFKPIEIPAIEAGFACPVEIRTDDPEGCPAFYGRVIRGVTNGASPEWMQRRLKAAGQRPISAIVDITNYLMLAFGRPAHAYDLAKLSGPIVARRAKDGEQVLALNEKTYTLDDTMTVIADDAGVHDVAGIMGGEHSGVTEGTTDVLLEIAYFDPERIGVTGRKLGLASDARTRFERGVDPAFLDDGLTLLTSLIQRICGGEASEVVRAGEPPVAPREIAFDPTFTARLGGVEVDEAEQRRILEELDFTVGSDWQVTCPPRRHDIEGPADLVEEVVRIHGLDKVASAPLPRMDGVARPTATPLQKMERKLRRVAAGRGLDEAVTWSFLPQADADHFAGGNGGLWVLENPISEDMKAMRPSLLPGLISAAKRNADRGADGARLFEIGRRYFRGEGGASDERPTLGVILAGEKTPRGWAQGKASQFDAFDAKAEALALLEAAGAPVDNLMVMGEAGDQFHPGQSATLRLGPKTVLARFGALHPKTLKAFDIDGPVMAVEIFLDAIPPKKGGGGFARTTYSPPALQALTRDFAFLVPASLPTGDLVKAVRGSDRQVIVSARVFDVFAGQGVPEGKKSIAIEVVLQPGEKSFTDAEIKAISDKVVAAAAKRGAELRG, encoded by the coding sequence ATGAAGTTCTCGCTCGAATGGCTGCGCTACTTCCTCGACACCGACGCTTCGGTGGCCGAGATCGCCGCTACGCTGAACAAGATTGGCCATGAGGTCGAAGGCATCGAGGACCCGGCGGACAGGCTGGCGGGCTTCAAGGTCGCCAAGGTGCTGACCGCCGCCCGCCATCCGGATGCGGACAAGTTGCAGGTGCTGACCGTCGATATGGGCGAAGGCGACCCGCTGCAGGTTGTCTGTGGCGCGCCCAATGCCCGTGCGGGGATGAAGGGTGTGCTCGGCCTGCCGGGTGCGGTGGTTCCGGCCAATGGCATGGAACTGCGCAAGAGCGCGATCCGCGGGGTCGAGAGCAACGGCATGATGTGCTCGGTGCGCGAACTCGAGCTGGGCGACGAGCATGACGGCATCATCGAACTGCCCGATGATGCGCCGGTCGGCATCAGCTTTGCCGAATATCACGCCGCTTCGCCGATCTTCGATGTGGCGATTACGCCCAACCGTCCCGATTGCATGGGTGTCTACGGCATCGCGCGCGATCTCGCGGCAGCTGGGCTCGGCACCTTCAAGCCGATCGAGATTCCGGCGATCGAAGCAGGCTTTGCCTGCCCGGTCGAAATCCGCACCGACGATCCTGAAGGCTGCCCGGCCTTCTATGGCCGCGTCATCCGCGGCGTCACAAATGGGGCAAGCCCGGAATGGATGCAGCGCCGGCTCAAGGCCGCTGGCCAGCGGCCGATTTCGGCGATTGTCGACATTACCAACTACCTGATGCTGGCCTTCGGTCGCCCGGCGCATGCCTATGACCTCGCCAAGCTCAGCGGCCCAATTGTCGCGCGGCGCGCCAAGGACGGCGAACAGGTGCTGGCGCTTAACGAGAAGACCTACACGCTCGACGATACCATGACCGTGATCGCCGACGATGCAGGCGTGCACGACGTCGCGGGCATCATGGGTGGCGAGCATTCGGGCGTTACCGAAGGCACCACCGACGTGTTGCTCGAAATCGCCTACTTCGACCCCGAGCGGATCGGCGTGACGGGCCGCAAGCTCGGTCTCGCGTCGGACGCGCGCACGCGCTTCGAGCGCGGTGTCGACCCTGCCTTCCTCGACGATGGCCTCACCCTGCTGACTTCGCTGATCCAGCGCATCTGTGGCGGCGAGGCGAGTGAGGTCGTGCGTGCTGGCGAGCCGCCAGTCGCGCCTAGGGAAATTGCCTTCGACCCCACATTCACTGCGCGCCTCGGTGGCGTCGAGGTGGACGAAGCCGAGCAGCGTCGCATTCTCGAGGAGCTCGATTTCACTGTCGGTAGCGACTGGCAGGTCACCTGCCCGCCGCGTCGCCATGACATCGAAGGGCCGGCGGATCTCGTCGAAGAGGTCGTGCGTATCCACGGCCTCGACAAGGTCGCCAGCGCACCGCTGCCGCGCATGGATGGCGTCGCCCGCCCGACCGCGACCCCGCTGCAGAAGATGGAGCGCAAGCTGCGCCGCGTCGCTGCGGGGCGGGGCCTCGACGAGGCCGTGACCTGGTCGTTCCTGCCGCAGGCGGATGCAGACCATTTCGCGGGTGGCAACGGCGGGCTGTGGGTGCTCGAGAACCCGATCAGCGAGGACATGAAGGCGATGCGCCCATCCTTGCTGCCGGGCCTGATCTCTGCCGCCAAGCGCAATGCCGATCGCGGTGCCGATGGCGCGCGCCTGTTCGAAATCGGCCGTCGGTATTTCCGTGGTGAAGGCGGTGCCAGCGACGAACGGCCGACGCTTGGCGTGATCCTTGCGGGCGAGAAGACCCCGCGCGGCTGGGCGCAGGGCAAGGCCAGCCAGTTCGATGCCTTCGACGCCAAGGCGGAAGCGCTTGCGCTGCTCGAGGCAGCCGGTGCGCCGGTCGACAATTTGATGGTGATGGGTGAGGCCGGCGATCAATTCCACCCCGGCCAGTCGGCAACCCTTCGCCTGGGCCCCAAGACCGTGCTCGCTCGCTTTGGCGCGCTGCACCCGAAGACGCTCAAAGCATTTGATATCGATGGTCCGGTGATGGCGGTCGAGATCTTCCTAGACGCGATCCCGCCCAAGAAGGGCGGTGGCGGCTTTGCCCGCACGACATATTCGCCCCCGGCGCTGCAGGCGCTGACCCGCGACTTCGCTTTCCTCGTACCGGCAAGCTTGCCGACTGGTGATCTGGTCAAGGCGGTGCGCGGTTCGGACCGCCAGGTGATCGTCTCGGCCCGCGTGTTCGACGTCTTTGCGGGCCAGGGCGTTCCCGAGGGCAAGAAATCGATCGCCATCGAGGTCGTGCTGCAGCCGGGCGAGAAGAGTTTCACCGATGCCGAGATCAAGGCGATCTCGGATAAGGTCGTCGCCGCAGCCGCCAAGCGGGGCGCGGAGCTGCGGGGATGA
- a CDS encoding SDR family oxidoreductase, producing MSLPLAGRVALVTGAARGLGLAIAQRLAADGATVWLNGRNKAALQAAADAIDGDTRVLAFDIGDDGASEAGFTRIAEETGLDILVNNAGNRDRRPLAEMDRAAMRAMLEVNLVAPFDLARRAAVLMRDRGYGRIVNITSIAAEIARGDVAYTASKGGLAALTRALAAELGPHGITVNSVSPGYFATEANAAMVADATIADHLLRRTSLGRWGNPEEVAGAVAFLASPDASYITGHSLSVDGGYLAHF from the coding sequence ATGAGCCTGCCGCTCGCCGGTCGGGTTGCGCTGGTCACCGGGGCCGCGCGGGGGCTCGGGCTGGCGATTGCCCAGAGGCTTGCAGCCGATGGCGCGACTGTCTGGCTCAACGGCCGAAACAAGGCGGCGCTCCAGGCAGCAGCGGACGCGATCGACGGCGATACGCGGGTGCTGGCCTTCGACATCGGCGACGATGGCGCGAGCGAAGCTGGTTTCACGCGGATCGCGGAGGAGACGGGGCTCGATATCCTCGTCAACAATGCCGGCAATCGCGACCGCAGGCCGCTGGCGGAAATGGATCGCGCGGCGATGCGTGCCATGCTTGAGGTCAATCTGGTCGCCCCTTTCGACCTCGCGCGCCGCGCGGCGGTGCTGATGCGCGATCGGGGCTACGGCCGCATCGTCAACATCACCTCCATCGCTGCCGAGATCGCGCGCGGCGACGTCGCTTATACTGCCTCCAAGGGCGGACTGGCGGCGCTGACCCGCGCCCTGGCCGCGGAACTGGGGCCACACGGGATTACCGTGAATTCGGTTTCGCCCGGCTACTTCGCTACCGAAGCCAATGCCGCAATGGTCGCCGATGCGACGATTGCGGATCATCTTTTGCGGCGCACTTCGCTGGGTCGTTGGGGCAATCCCGAGGAAGTTGCCGGCGCGGTTGCCTTCCTCGCTTCGCCCGATGCGTCCTATATCACCGGCCATTCGCTCAGCGTCGATGGCGGCTACCTCGCACACTTCTGA
- the rpmI gene encoding 50S ribosomal protein L35: MPKLKTKSGVKKRFKLTATGKVKHGVAGKRHRLISHNAKYIRQNRGTTVLSESDFKAVKKWAPYGLD, from the coding sequence ATGCCCAAGCTGAAGACCAAGAGCGGCGTGAAGAAGCGCTTCAAGCTCACCGCCACTGGCAAGGTCAAGCATGGTGTCGCAGGCAAGCGCCACCGCCTGATCAGCCACAACGCCAAGTACATCCGCCAGAACCGCGGCACCACCGTCCTGTCCGAATCGGACTTCAAGGCGGTGAAGAAGTGGGCCCCCTACGGCCTCGACTGA
- a CDS encoding peptide chain release factor 3, with protein MTSNRRTFAIISHPDAGKTTLTEKLLLQGGAIHLAGEVKARGQARRARSDWMKIEQQRGISVTSSVMTFEKDGITFNLLDTPGHEDFSEDTYRTLTAVDSAIMVIDAAKGIEPQTRKLFEVCRLRSVPIITFVNKVDREGRSLFEILDEVADALALDVSPQSAPLGMGGLFTGILDFASDTVTRPEGDSREYLGKREAFAGVAGDLPGDLAEEIELVREGYPEFDLEAYRHGDLTPVFFGSALKNFGVEELIAAIAKWAPPPRPQPAGEEQISPDRDEVTGFIFKVQANMDPNHRDRIAFMRQVSGTFKRGMKLTPSGLGKPIAIHSPILFFAQDRELADTAEAGDIIGIPNHGTLRVGDTLSEKNQVRFTGLPNFAPEILRRIVLVDPTKTKQLRKALDDLSEEGVIQVFYPEIGGQWIVGVVGQLQLDVLVSRLEAEYKVGANLEASPFATARWLKGDQKAMDEFEKFNRANLARDRDGDLVFMAKSPWDVGYQQEKNPDLTFSATKER; from the coding sequence ATGACCTCCAATCGCCGAACCTTCGCGATCATTTCGCACCCTGACGCGGGCAAGACCACGCTGACCGAAAAACTGCTGCTGCAGGGCGGCGCGATCCATCTTGCCGGCGAGGTCAAGGCGCGCGGGCAGGCTCGGCGGGCGCGATCGGACTGGATGAAGATCGAGCAGCAGCGCGGCATCTCGGTGACCAGTTCGGTGATGACCTTCGAGAAGGATGGGATCACCTTCAACCTGCTCGACACGCCGGGGCACGAAGACTTCTCGGAAGACACCTACCGCACGCTGACCGCGGTCGACTCCGCCATCATGGTGATCGACGCGGCCAAGGGTATCGAGCCGCAGACGCGCAAGCTGTTCGAGGTTTGCCGGTTGCGCAGCGTGCCGATCATCACCTTCGTCAACAAGGTCGATCGCGAAGGCCGTTCGCTGTTCGAGATACTCGACGAGGTCGCCGATGCGCTGGCGCTCGACGTGTCGCCGCAGTCGGCGCCGCTCGGCATGGGAGGGCTGTTTACCGGCATCCTCGATTTTGCCAGCGATACCGTCACCCGCCCTGAGGGCGACAGCCGCGAATATCTGGGCAAGCGCGAAGCGTTTGCGGGCGTTGCGGGCGATCTGCCCGGTGATCTGGCGGAAGAGATCGAGCTGGTCCGCGAAGGTTATCCCGAATTCGACCTCGAGGCCTACCGCCACGGCGACCTGACGCCGGTCTTCTTCGGCTCGGCGCTCAAGAACTTCGGGGTTGAGGAGCTGATCGCGGCCATCGCCAAATGGGCGCCGCCGCCGCGCCCTCAGCCTGCCGGTGAGGAGCAGATATCGCCCGACCGGGACGAGGTCACCGGATTCATCTTCAAGGTTCAGGCCAACATGGATCCCAACCACCGCGATCGCATCGCCTTCATGCGGCAGGTGTCGGGTACCTTCAAACGCGGCATGAAGCTGACACCCTCGGGCCTCGGCAAGCCGATCGCGATCCATTCGCCGATCCTGTTCTTTGCGCAGGACCGCGAACTGGCCGACACGGCGGAGGCGGGCGACATCATCGGCATTCCCAACCACGGCACGCTGCGCGTGGGGGATACGCTGAGCGAGAAGAACCAGGTCCGTTTCACCGGCCTGCCCAATTTCGCGCCGGAAATCCTGCGCCGCATCGTGCTGGTCGACCCGACCAAGACCAAGCAGCTCAGGAAGGCGCTCGACGACCTCAGCGAAGAAGGGGTGATCCAGGTCTTCTATCCCGAGATCGGCGGACAGTGGATCGTCGGCGTGGTCGGCCAGCTCCAGCTCGACGTGCTCGTCTCGCGGCTCGAGGCAGAATACAAGGTTGGCGCCAATCTCGAAGCCTCGCCTTTCGCTACCGCACGCTGGCTCAAGGGCGACCAGAAGGCGATGGACGAGTTCGAGAAGTTCAATCGCGCCAACCTGGCGCGTGACCGCGATGGCGACCTGGTGTTCATGGCCAAGAGCCCGTGGGACGTCGGTTACCAGCAGGAAAAGAACCCCGACCTGACCTTCTCGGCAACGAAGGAACGGTGA
- a CDS encoding ABC transporter six-transmembrane domain-containing protein: protein MSQYEEQEHSSLDESSAEARSLAQKFRDKRLQIGLTYTALGIENIFDLIYPLLIGIAINGLLSGDHLSLVPLAGVWLAHIAVAALRQLYDTRLFSGIYVEVASGLAKRNVEEDGDLSRTSAHIVMTQDVVDFYEFDIPSIATVSISLLGAIALMFAYDVLSGLLVLCLLVPAGVVNRWLGKRSLRLNRILNNQYERQIDVLALRRHSAIQHHFGRVRSHRVGLSDAEAKSWSLLETVTLVVSLAVITRLASLPDASAGSIFAGVSYLLRIIAELDRVPELIQKIARLADIKRRLAASWAQL, encoded by the coding sequence GTGAGCCAATACGAAGAGCAGGAGCACTCAAGTCTCGATGAGTCCTCGGCGGAGGCCCGGTCGCTTGCGCAAAAGTTTCGCGACAAGCGCCTGCAGATTGGTTTGACCTATACTGCTCTCGGCATCGAGAACATATTCGATCTCATCTACCCACTGCTAATCGGTATTGCGATCAACGGCTTATTGAGCGGAGACCATTTATCGCTCGTGCCGCTTGCGGGAGTATGGCTGGCCCATATCGCGGTTGCCGCCCTACGTCAGCTGTACGACACTCGACTGTTCAGCGGAATCTATGTCGAGGTTGCTTCGGGACTGGCGAAGCGGAATGTGGAGGAAGACGGGGATCTCAGCCGAACCTCCGCCCATATTGTGATGACGCAGGACGTGGTCGATTTCTATGAGTTCGACATACCTTCAATCGCCACTGTCTCGATCTCGCTGCTCGGCGCAATAGCCTTGATGTTCGCTTACGATGTCCTCTCGGGACTGCTTGTCCTATGCCTCCTGGTCCCTGCCGGCGTGGTAAATCGCTGGCTGGGAAAGCGCAGCCTGCGCCTCAATCGAATCCTGAACAACCAGTACGAGCGGCAGATCGACGTGTTAGCTTTGCGGCGCCATTCTGCAATCCAGCATCACTTCGGCAGGGTCCGAAGCCACCGCGTCGGCCTGAGCGATGCCGAGGCAAAATCATGGAGTCTGCTAGAAACCGTCACCTTGGTCGTCTCGCTCGCAGTAATCACGCGACTGGCGAGCCTCCCGGATGCGAGCGCAGGCAGTATTTTCGCCGGGGTCTCATACTTGCTGCGCATAATTGCGGAGCTTGATCGCGTACCTGAGCTAATCCAAAAGATCGCGAGACTGGCCGACATCAAACGGCGACTAGCGGCCAGTTGGGCGCAGCTATAA
- the rplT gene encoding 50S ribosomal protein L20 has protein sequence MSRIKRGTTTRQKHKRILDQAKGYRGRRKNTIRIARQAVEKAGQYAYRDRKVKKRNFRALWIQRINAAVRAEGLTYSQFMHGTKLAGIELDRKVMADLAMNEGSAFKAIIAQAKAALPA, from the coding sequence ATGTCCCGTATCAAGCGCGGCACTACCACCCGCCAGAAGCACAAGCGGATTCTCGACCAGGCCAAGGGCTATCGCGGTCGCCGCAAGAACACCATTCGCATCGCGCGTCAGGCCGTCGAGAAGGCTGGTCAGTATGCCTATCGCGACCGCAAGGTTAAGAAGCGCAACTTCCGCGCCCTGTGGATCCAGCGCATCAACGCTGCGGTCCGCGCCGAAGGCCTGACCTATTCGCAGTTCATGCACGGCACCAAGCTGGCCGGCATCGAACTCGACCGCAAGGTGATGGCCGATCTCGCCATGAACGAAGGCTCCGCCTTCAAGGCGATCATCGCGCAGGCGAAGGCCGCTCTCCCCGCCTGA
- a CDS encoding SDR family NAD(P)-dependent oxidoreductase: MTRTAFVTGATAGIGEATVRTLVASGWRCVATGRRKERLDALVAELGADKVHAACFDVRDIEALDAALAALPADFAGVDLLVNNAGLAQGLSPAQEASLDDWQTMIDTNVTAMVVLTRKLLPVLIERKGAIIAIGSVAGSYIYPGGNVYAGSKAFVNHFTLALRADLHGTGVRVTSVEPGMVETEFTLVRTGSQQTSDDLYAGVNPMTGQDIADTIRWIAELPAHLNINRIELMPVNQDFAGFRVARS; the protein is encoded by the coding sequence ATGACCCGGACAGCCTTCGTCACCGGAGCCACTGCGGGGATTGGCGAGGCCACGGTTCGCACGCTGGTGGCGAGCGGCTGGCGGTGTGTCGCCACCGGACGGCGCAAGGAGCGGCTTGATGCCTTGGTCGCGGAACTGGGCGCGGACAAGGTCCACGCCGCCTGTTTCGACGTGCGCGACATCGAAGCGCTCGATGCTGCGCTTGCGGCGCTCCCGGCGGATTTCGCGGGTGTGGACTTGCTGGTGAACAACGCTGGTCTCGCACAGGGCCTCTCGCCCGCGCAAGAAGCCAGCCTCGACGACTGGCAGACGATGATCGACACCAATGTCACGGCCATGGTGGTGCTCACGCGCAAGCTGTTGCCGGTGTTGATCGAGCGCAAGGGCGCGATCATCGCAATCGGGTCGGTCGCGGGCAGCTACATCTACCCTGGCGGCAACGTTTATGCTGGGTCCAAGGCCTTCGTGAACCATTTTACCCTGGCGCTGCGTGCCGACCTTCATGGCACCGGAGTGCGCGTCACCTCGGTCGAACCGGGGATGGTCGAGACCGAATTCACGCTGGTGCGCACCGGCAGCCAGCAGACGTCCGATGATCTCTATGCCGGGGTCAACCCGATGACCGGGCAGGATATTGCCGATACCATTCGCTGGATCGCCGAGCTGCCCGCGCACCTCAACATCAACCGCATCGAACTGATGCCGGTGAATCAAGATTTCGCCGGCTTCCGCGTCGCGCGCTCCTGA
- a CDS encoding helix-turn-helix domain-containing protein produces MRSPPPDCVRLRFFLPPEDLRPFVTTIYQMVIEANEGAPVDDRLHPEWANLRFLVEGTVEAAVGGGSLQPVPRAVMVGPTSRATRFRSSGGESWGIGLLPLGWARLTEAPAADYADRFCDAFDDPAMARLQVFQKVLADPPCEPDRFRGRLVTAMRQALGPPQLREEEIVRLGIALIDPTIHSVAQLAEHTGTSMRSLERLCNLAFGFPPQLLLRRQRFLRSLAQYMLDPTLRWIDTLDSHYHDQAHFVRDFKRFMGMSPSAYAKLPHPVLGAAAHARKAIAGEAVQVLHKPPVP; encoded by the coding sequence ATGCGATCACCTCCGCCCGATTGCGTGCGCCTGCGATTCTTCCTCCCTCCCGAGGACCTTCGCCCCTTCGTCACGACGATTTACCAGATGGTGATCGAGGCCAACGAAGGCGCTCCAGTCGATGATCGGCTCCATCCCGAATGGGCCAATCTGCGCTTCCTGGTGGAAGGAACGGTGGAAGCCGCCGTTGGCGGGGGATCCTTGCAGCCCGTTCCCAGGGCGGTGATGGTCGGTCCGACCAGCAGGGCCACCCGCTTCCGTTCGTCGGGGGGCGAGAGTTGGGGGATAGGATTGCTCCCGCTCGGTTGGGCGCGCCTGACCGAAGCCCCGGCCGCCGATTATGCCGACCGGTTCTGCGACGCATTTGACGATCCTGCCATGGCTCGGTTGCAGGTGTTTCAGAAAGTCCTGGCCGACCCACCGTGCGAACCCGACCGTTTTCGTGGCCGACTGGTAACCGCGATGCGCCAGGCCCTGGGGCCGCCCCAGCTACGCGAAGAGGAGATCGTGCGACTGGGCATTGCGCTCATCGACCCGACCATTCACTCGGTAGCGCAACTTGCCGAGCATACGGGAACCAGCATGCGCTCGCTCGAACGGCTGTGCAATCTCGCCTTCGGCTTTCCGCCGCAGCTGCTTCTGCGTCGGCAGCGGTTCCTGCGGAGCCTTGCCCAATACATGCTCGATCCGACCCTGAGGTGGATCGATACGCTCGACAGCCATTACCATGACCAGGCGCATTTCGTGCGTGACTTCAAACGCTTCATGGGAATGAGCCCGAGTGCCTACGCCAAGCTGCCCCACCCGGTGCTCGGAGCGGCCGCGCATGCCCGCAAGGCGATTGCCGGAGAGGCTGTGCAGGTTCTGCACAAGCCGCCCGTGCCATAG